The Bradyrhizobium sp. CCBAU 051011 DNA segment TGACCGCATTCGTCACGCCATACACCGCGACGAACGAGCCGAAGCGCGGGCCCTTCTCCTGTCCGAGCAACACCTGGTAGAGCATGTTGAACCAGTCGAGCGAGACGCCCGGCCGGCCGTCCTTGCCCTTCTTGACCTGGTCCAGGAACGGCTCGCGGCGGCCGATTTCGTAGACCACGTTCTGGATGTCTTCGGCGCTCGACCCCGCCGGCAATTGCGACAGCGCATCGCGCAGATCCTGCAGCGCGGCGCGCTCGCTGTCGGTCGGCTCGCGGAACTGCTTCGTCGGCGCCACGAAGTCGCGGTAGTAGTTGATGGCGTAGCCGACCATCGCGTCGAGCTTCGGATGCGACTGCGCCGTCACGCCCGGACGATAGCGGCCGATGAAGCCCCATAGCGTTTCAGCGTTTTCCGCATTCGACGACGACACCAGCGTCAGCAACAACTGGAACGTGACGGGCATGTCGGCCTTCGGCGGCTTGCCGGAATGGATGTGCCAGACCGGATTGGCGAGCTGCTGCTTGGCATCCTGCCGCGTGAATCCATCGAGGAATTGCTGGTAGTCGTCGACATTGCGCGGGATCACGTCGAAATACAGCCGCTTCGCCGCCTTCGGCTCGCGGTACATGAACAGCGACAGCGATTCCGGCGAGGCGTAGCGCAGCCATTCGTCGATGGTAAGCCCGTTGCCCTTCGACTTCGAAATCTTCTGGCCCTTCTCGTCAAGGAACAGTTCGTAATTGAACCCCTCGGGCGGCGTGCCGCCGAGCGCTGAACAGATCTTGCCGGACAGCTTGACCGAATCGATCAGGTCCTTGCCGGCCATTTCATAGTCGACGCCGAGCGCGAACCAGCGCATCGCCCAGTCCGGCTTCCATTGCAGCTTGCAATGGCCGCCGGTGACCGGAACGGTGACGCGCTCCTTCGTCTCGGGATCGTCGTAAGAGACGGTTCCGGCCTTCACGTCATGCTCCGTTATCGGCACGTAAAGCACCATGCCGGTACGCGGACAGATCGGGAGGAACGGCGAATAGCTTGCAGCGCGTTCCTCGCGAAGCGACGGCAACATGATCTTCATCACCGCGTCCAGCCGCTCCAGCATGCGCAGCAGCGCGGCATCGAACTTGCCCGAGGCGTAGTAGTCGGTCGAGCTCGCAAATTCGTAGTCGAAGCCGAACTGGTCGAGGAAGGCGCGCAGCCGTGCATTGTTGTGCTGGCCAAAGCTCGGATGGGTGCCGAAGGGATCGGGCACCTTGGTCAGCGGCTTGCCGAGATGCTGCTCCAAGAGCTCCTTGTTCGGCACGTTGTCCGGCACCTTGCGCAGGCCATCCATGTCGTCGGAGAAGGCGAGCAGCCGCGTCTTGATCTTGTCCTCGGTCAGCACGCGGAAGGCGTGGCGCACCATCGTGGTGCGTGCGACCTCGCCGAAGGTACCGATATGCGGCAGGCCCGACGGACCGTAGCCGGTCTCGAACAGCACCTCGTCCTTCGGACTTTTCTTCAGCCGCGCGACAATGGCCTTGGCCTGCTCGAACGGCCAGGCGTTGGATTGTTCGGCGAGCGCGCGCAAATCGCTCGGGCTAAAGGCAAGGTCGATGGTGGACATTTTAAAGAGGCTCTCCAGGGCCATGAAACCGGCCGGTTATAGCCGTCATTGCGAGCGAAGCGAAGCAATCCATTTCACGGTTTGCCGA contains these protein-coding regions:
- a CDS encoding lysine--tRNA ligase; amino-acid sequence: MSTIDLAFSPSDLRALAEQSNAWPFEQAKAIVARLKKSPKDEVLFETGYGPSGLPHIGTFGEVARTTMVRHAFRVLTEDKIKTRLLAFSDDMDGLRKVPDNVPNKELLEQHLGKPLTKVPDPFGTHPSFGQHNNARLRAFLDQFGFDYEFASSTDYYASGKFDAALLRMLERLDAVMKIMLPSLREERAASYSPFLPICPRTGMVLYVPITEHDVKAGTVSYDDPETKERVTVPVTGGHCKLQWKPDWAMRWFALGVDYEMAGKDLIDSVKLSGKICSALGGTPPEGFNYELFLDEKGQKISKSKGNGLTIDEWLRYASPESLSLFMYREPKAAKRLYFDVIPRNVDDYQQFLDGFTRQDAKQQLANPVWHIHSGKPPKADMPVTFQLLLTLVSSSNAENAETLWGFIGRYRPGVTAQSHPKLDAMVGYAINYYRDFVAPTKQFREPTDSERAALQDLRDALSQLPAGSSAEDIQNVVYEIGRREPFLDQVKKGKDGRPGVSLDWFNMLYQVLLGQEKGPRFGSFVAVYGVTNAVNMIDGALARSA